A portion of the Marinobacter alexandrii genome contains these proteins:
- a CDS encoding helix-hairpin-helix domain-containing protein — MKDRSYLSQDSSALKWIEEVHSSIELKKVVKAPIDNGTDIKKKNFDAIVKVDRTELPSLGTHAIPEILDLNQASAEELRKVKGIGPAYSERIVKYRNMLGGFNDTTQLEEVYGLESGVISELLKNFAIQSSVSRFEINSDSIKSLVKHPYISYDLARVIINYRKVHGDINTAEEFRKIKAVDEYTFLRLKPYLE, encoded by the coding sequence TTGAAAGACCGATCTTATTTATCTCAAGATAGCAGCGCACTCAAATGGATTGAAGAAGTTCATTCATCCATTGAACTTAAAAAAGTGGTGAAAGCTCCTATTGATAATGGAACCGACATCAAAAAAAAGAATTTCGATGCTATTGTCAAAGTTGATAGAACTGAATTGCCTTCTCTTGGGACTCATGCAATCCCGGAGATTCTTGATTTGAATCAAGCTTCGGCAGAAGAATTACGCAAGGTGAAAGGCATTGGCCCTGCCTACTCCGAAAGAATTGTTAAATATCGAAATATGCTAGGTGGATTTAATGACACAACACAGCTTGAGGAAGTGTATGGGCTAGAATCAGGGGTCATTTCTGAGCTTTTGAAAAATTTTGCAATTCAATCCTCAGTTTCAAGATTTGAGATCAACTCTGACTCTATAAAAAGCTTAGTAAAGCATCCTTATATCAGCTATGACTTAGCAAGAGTAATCATCAATTATCGAAAGGTTCATGGGGACATAAATACTGCCGAAGAATTTCGGAAGATAAAGGCCGTTGATGAGTATACTTTCTTGAGATTAAAGCCATATTTGGAATAG